A genome region from Penaeus chinensis breed Huanghai No. 1 chromosome 22, ASM1920278v2, whole genome shotgun sequence includes the following:
- the LOC125037129 gene encoding peroxidase-like isoform X1, with amino-acid sequence MKVLVISVAAACILAVAKGGSAGSLEDLDLPLKDKIWYENNNNAKRPEASGSYPAGDTYNWDRKPALEPLLTAELERESLEYAREILKKLSELLEKIKELALGLPPGSAAYMHQNNFKKSHPFSANVSKQSYFFNAATAYLAQKLNLDPEYVTFDLTFQSNLIKTDEFCDKDMIREEPTDCKAFKHYRSIDGTCNNLAFPTWGSTFTSLRRVTPPFYSDGVKAFRLAKNGEELPSARLVSSSVNLKRNVESPSISVLYMTFGQFLDHDLDFSPLHKNADGKDIPCCPDMLQGDDSVKHPECAPIAIPANDPFYAQFNQTCMEFVRSVGDSSCVWGPREQLNEKTSYLDGSAVYGFEQTLVDSLREFKDGLLKFQVTKEGEELVPANTDMTNACNKQEKADIGQFCFRAGDRRINEQPLLVLLHVVWSRYHNYLAKGLKGLNPHWDDEKLFQEARRILSALLQHVTYNEYVSVIFGKKLSNKFNFLPLKGKARTNIYDETLSAAISDVFAGAAFRFGHSQISGSMERMDKTGDVTCTEMSSVFMNPFVVYTKGAVTELIRGEVAQNAAEVDPFFTPQVTGKLFRGDMPFGMDLAAINIQRGRDHGLAPYNRVRMACGFPLITKFKQLIRVMDKGAVKSLKKVYKHVDDIDLFVGGLAETPIKGGLVGPTFACVLADQFLRLKIGDRYWYETNDPDTRFETAQGNSQNDLGQYHVQRHSRTEGDTAVALQVGVQEKPDGALLLLQENESETLEGMKDLRWNLHCLLDHEHAHFSIPFRFALLSIHLYLSVCLPLFLHQSINPSVYLSCVKLHKYNL; translated from the exons ATGAAAGTGTTGGTGATTAGCGTTGCAGCGGCGTGCATCTTGGCCGTTGCGAAGGGCGGATCGGCAGGCAGTCTTGAGGACTTGGACCTGCCGCTGAAAG ATAAAATATGGtacgagaacaacaacaacgccaaACGGCCGGAAGCGAGCGGCTCGTATCCCGCAGGGGACACCTACAACTGGGACCGGAAGCCGGCACTCGAGCCTCTGCTGACGGCGGAGCTGGAGAG AGAGAGCTTGGAATACGCTAGGGAGATATTAAAGAAGCTCTCAGAACTGCTGGAGAAAATCAAGGAGCTTGCCCTCGGTCTGCCGCCTGGCAGTGCGGCCTACATGCACCAAAACAATTTCAAGAAGTCCCACCCTTTTTCAGCCAATGTGTCCAAGCAAAGCTATTTCTTCAACGCAGCGACAGCTTATCTCGCCCAAAA GTTGAATCTTGACCCCGAGTACGTGACATTCGACCTCACGTTCCAAAGCAACCTTATCAAAACGGACGAGTTCTGCGATAAGGACATGATAAGGGAGGAACCTACGGACTGCAAGGCCTTCAAGCACTACAGGTCCATCGACGGAACCTGCAACAACCTGGCCTTCCCCACTTGGGGCTCCACCTTCACGTCCCTCCGGCGGGTCACCCCTCCCTTCTACAGCGACG GAGTGAAGGCGTTCCGCCTGGCCAAGAACGGCGAGGAGCTTCCGAGCGCTCGTCTGGTGAGCTCCAGCGTCAACCTCAAGCGGAACGTCGAGTCGCCCTCGATCTCTGTCCTCTACATGACCTTCGGGCAGTTCCTCGACCACGACCTCGACTTCTCACCCTTGCACAAAA ACGCTGACGGGAAGGACATCCCATGCTGCCCCGACATGCTACAGGGAGATGACTCGGTGAAGCATCCCGAGTGCGCGCCTATAGCCATCCCCGCCAACGACCCCTTCTATGCGCAGTTCAACCAGACGTGCATGGAGTTCGTGCGGTCGGTGGGGGACTCCAGCTGTGTTTGGG GTCCTCGGGAGCAGCTCAACGAGAAGACATCCTACCTGGACGGCTCTGCTGTCTACGGCTTCGAGCAGACCTTGGTCGATTCCTTGAGAGAGTTCAAGGACGGACTCCTCAAGTTCCAG gTCACGAAGGAGGGCGAGGAGCTCGTCCCCGCGAACACAGACATGACCAACGCGTGCAACAAGCAGGAGAAAGCAGATATTGGCCAGTTCTGCTTCAGAGCAG GAGACAGGAGGATCAACGAACAGCCCTTGCTTGTACTCCTCCACGTGGTGTGGTCGCGGTACCACAACTACCTGGCGAAGGGGCTGAAGGGGCTGAATCCACACTGGGACGACGAGAAGCTGTTTCAGGAGGCGCGGCGGATCCTGTCGGCGCTGCTGCAGCATGTCACGTACAACGAATACGTGTCGGTCATTTTCG GAAAAAAACTCTCCAACAAGTTCAACTTCTTGCCTCTGAAAGGAAAAGCGAGAACGAACATTTATGACGAGACTCTCAGCGCCGCCATAAGTGATGTCTTTGCCGGAGCAGCTTTCCGGTTCGGACACAGCCAGATCTCG GGCAGCATGGAGCGCATGGACAAGACGGGAGACGTGACCTGCACCGAGATGTCCTCTGTGTTCATGAACCCCTTCGTCGTGTACACCAAGGGCGCCGTGACGGAGCTGATAAGGGGCGAAGTGGCTCAGAACGCGGCTGAGGTCGACCCTTTCTTCACCCCGCAg gTGACGGGGAAGCTGTTCCGTGGGGACATGCCCTTCGGGATGGACCTGGCGGCCATCAACATCCAGCGCGGGCGGGACCATGGCCTGGCGCCCTACAACCGCGTGCGGATGGCCTGCGGCTTTCCTCTCATCACCAAATTCAAGCAACTCATCCGCGTGATGGACAAGGGCGCCGTGAAGAGTCTTAAGAAAGTTTACAA ACACGTAGACGACATCGACCTGTTCGTCGGCGGGCTGGCGGAAACCCCAATTAAGGGAGGCCTCGTCGGACCGACGTTTGCCTGCGTCCTCGCCGACCAGTTCCTCAGGCTCAAGATCGGGGACAGGTACTGGTACGAGACGAATGACCCCGACACGCGGTTCGAGACAG CTCAAGGCAATTCGCAAAACGACCTTGGCCAGTATCATGTGCAGCGTCATTCCCGAACTGAAGGAGATACAGCTGTGGCCCTTCAGGTTGGCGTCCAGGAGAAACCCGATGGTGCCCTGCTCCTCCTTCAAGAAAATGAATCTGAAACCTTGGAAGGAATGAAAGATCTTCGTTGGAATTTACACTGCCTTTTAGACCACGAACATGCACATTTTTCAATTCCATTTCGGTTTGCActgctctctatccatctatatctgtctgtttgtctgcctctgtttctccatcaatcaatcaatccatctgtctatctctcatgtGTGAAGTTACATAAATACAATTTGTAG
- the LOC125037129 gene encoding peroxidase-like isoform X2, which yields MKVLVISVAAACILAVAKGGSAGSLEDLDLPLKDKIWYENNNNAKRPEASGSYPAGDTYNWDRKPALEPLLTAELERESLEYAREILKKLSELLEKIKELALGLPPGSAAYMHQNNFKKSHPFSANVSKQSYFFNAATAYLAQKLNLDPEYVTFDLTFQSNLIKTDEFCDKDMIREEPTDCKAFKHYRSIDGTCNNLAFPTWGSTFTSLRRVTPPFYSDGVKAFRLAKNGEELPSARLVSSSVNLKRNVESPSISVLYMTFGQFLDHDLDFSPLHKNADGKDIPCCPDMLQGDDSVKHPECAPIAIPANDPFYAQFNQTCMEFVRSVGDSSCVWGPREQLNEKTSYLDGSAVYGFEQTLVDSLREFKDGLLKFQVTKEGEELVPANTDMTNACNKQEKADIGQFCFRAGDRRINEQPLLVLLHVVWSRYHNYLAKGLKGLNPHWDDEKLFQEARRILSALLQHVTYNEYVSVIFGKKLSNKFNFLPLKGKARTNIYDETLSAAISDVFAGAAFRFGHSQISGSMERMDKTGDVTCTEMSSVFMNPFVVYTKGAVTELIRGEVAQNAAEVDPFFTPQVTGKLFRGDMPFGMDLAAINIQRGRDHGLAPYNRVRMACGFPLITKFKQLIRVMDKGAVKSLKKVYKHVDDIDLFVGGLAETPIKGGLVGPTFACVLADQFLRLKIGDRYWYETNDPDTRFETAQLKAIRKTTLASIMCSVIPELKEIQLWPFRLASRRNPMVPCSSFKKMNLKPWKE from the exons ATGAAAGTGTTGGTGATTAGCGTTGCAGCGGCGTGCATCTTGGCCGTTGCGAAGGGCGGATCGGCAGGCAGTCTTGAGGACTTGGACCTGCCGCTGAAAG ATAAAATATGGtacgagaacaacaacaacgccaaACGGCCGGAAGCGAGCGGCTCGTATCCCGCAGGGGACACCTACAACTGGGACCGGAAGCCGGCACTCGAGCCTCTGCTGACGGCGGAGCTGGAGAG AGAGAGCTTGGAATACGCTAGGGAGATATTAAAGAAGCTCTCAGAACTGCTGGAGAAAATCAAGGAGCTTGCCCTCGGTCTGCCGCCTGGCAGTGCGGCCTACATGCACCAAAACAATTTCAAGAAGTCCCACCCTTTTTCAGCCAATGTGTCCAAGCAAAGCTATTTCTTCAACGCAGCGACAGCTTATCTCGCCCAAAA GTTGAATCTTGACCCCGAGTACGTGACATTCGACCTCACGTTCCAAAGCAACCTTATCAAAACGGACGAGTTCTGCGATAAGGACATGATAAGGGAGGAACCTACGGACTGCAAGGCCTTCAAGCACTACAGGTCCATCGACGGAACCTGCAACAACCTGGCCTTCCCCACTTGGGGCTCCACCTTCACGTCCCTCCGGCGGGTCACCCCTCCCTTCTACAGCGACG GAGTGAAGGCGTTCCGCCTGGCCAAGAACGGCGAGGAGCTTCCGAGCGCTCGTCTGGTGAGCTCCAGCGTCAACCTCAAGCGGAACGTCGAGTCGCCCTCGATCTCTGTCCTCTACATGACCTTCGGGCAGTTCCTCGACCACGACCTCGACTTCTCACCCTTGCACAAAA ACGCTGACGGGAAGGACATCCCATGCTGCCCCGACATGCTACAGGGAGATGACTCGGTGAAGCATCCCGAGTGCGCGCCTATAGCCATCCCCGCCAACGACCCCTTCTATGCGCAGTTCAACCAGACGTGCATGGAGTTCGTGCGGTCGGTGGGGGACTCCAGCTGTGTTTGGG GTCCTCGGGAGCAGCTCAACGAGAAGACATCCTACCTGGACGGCTCTGCTGTCTACGGCTTCGAGCAGACCTTGGTCGATTCCTTGAGAGAGTTCAAGGACGGACTCCTCAAGTTCCAG gTCACGAAGGAGGGCGAGGAGCTCGTCCCCGCGAACACAGACATGACCAACGCGTGCAACAAGCAGGAGAAAGCAGATATTGGCCAGTTCTGCTTCAGAGCAG GAGACAGGAGGATCAACGAACAGCCCTTGCTTGTACTCCTCCACGTGGTGTGGTCGCGGTACCACAACTACCTGGCGAAGGGGCTGAAGGGGCTGAATCCACACTGGGACGACGAGAAGCTGTTTCAGGAGGCGCGGCGGATCCTGTCGGCGCTGCTGCAGCATGTCACGTACAACGAATACGTGTCGGTCATTTTCG GAAAAAAACTCTCCAACAAGTTCAACTTCTTGCCTCTGAAAGGAAAAGCGAGAACGAACATTTATGACGAGACTCTCAGCGCCGCCATAAGTGATGTCTTTGCCGGAGCAGCTTTCCGGTTCGGACACAGCCAGATCTCG GGCAGCATGGAGCGCATGGACAAGACGGGAGACGTGACCTGCACCGAGATGTCCTCTGTGTTCATGAACCCCTTCGTCGTGTACACCAAGGGCGCCGTGACGGAGCTGATAAGGGGCGAAGTGGCTCAGAACGCGGCTGAGGTCGACCCTTTCTTCACCCCGCAg gTGACGGGGAAGCTGTTCCGTGGGGACATGCCCTTCGGGATGGACCTGGCGGCCATCAACATCCAGCGCGGGCGGGACCATGGCCTGGCGCCCTACAACCGCGTGCGGATGGCCTGCGGCTTTCCTCTCATCACCAAATTCAAGCAACTCATCCGCGTGATGGACAAGGGCGCCGTGAAGAGTCTTAAGAAAGTTTACAA ACACGTAGACGACATCGACCTGTTCGTCGGCGGGCTGGCGGAAACCCCAATTAAGGGAGGCCTCGTCGGACCGACGTTTGCCTGCGTCCTCGCCGACCAGTTCCTCAGGCTCAAGATCGGGGACAGGTACTGGTACGAGACGAATGACCCCGACACGCGGTTCGAGACAG CGCAGCTCAAGGCAATTCGCAAAACGACCTTGGCCAGTATCATGTGCAGCGTCATTCCCGAACTGAAGGAGATACAGCTGTGGCCCTTCAGGTTGGCGTCCAGGAGAAACCCGATGGTGCCCTGCTCCTCCTTCAAGAAAATGAATCTGAAACCTTGGAAGGAATGA
- the LOC125037129 gene encoding chorion peroxidase-like isoform X3, giving the protein MKVLVISVAAACILAVAKGGSAGSLEDLDLPLKDKIWYENNNNAKRPEASGSYPAGDTYNWDRKPALEPLLTAELERESLEYAREILKKLSELLEKIKELALGLPPGSAAYMHQNNFKKSHPFSANVSKQSYFFNAATAYLAQKLNLDPEYVTFDLTFQSNLIKTDEFCDKDMIREEPTDCKAFKHYRSIDGTCNNLAFPTWGSTFTSLRRVTPPFYSDGVKAFRLAKNGEELPSARLVSSSVNLKRNVESPSISVLYMTFGQFLDHDLDFSPLHKNADGKDIPCCPDMLQGDDSVKHPECAPIAIPANDPFYAQFNQTCMEFVRSVGDSSCVWGPREQLNEKTSYLDGSAVYGFEQTLVDSLREFKDGLLKFQVTKEGEELVPANTDMTNACNKQEKADIGQFCFRAGKKLSNKFNFLPLKGKARTNIYDETLSAAISDVFAGAAFRFGHSQISGSMERMDKTGDVTCTEMSSVFMNPFVVYTKGAVTELIRGEVAQNAAEVDPFFTPQVTGKLFRGDMPFGMDLAAINIQRGRDHGLAPYNRVRMACGFPLITKFKQLIRVMDKGAVKSLKKVYKHVDDIDLFVGGLAETPIKGGLVGPTFACVLADQFLRLKIGDRYWYETNDPDTRFETAQGNSQNDLGQYHVQRHSRTEGDTAVALQVGVQEKPDGALLLLQENESETLEGMKDLRWNLHCLLDHEHAHFSIPFRFALLSIHLYLSVCLPLFLHQSINPSVYLSCVKLHKYNL; this is encoded by the exons ATGAAAGTGTTGGTGATTAGCGTTGCAGCGGCGTGCATCTTGGCCGTTGCGAAGGGCGGATCGGCAGGCAGTCTTGAGGACTTGGACCTGCCGCTGAAAG ATAAAATATGGtacgagaacaacaacaacgccaaACGGCCGGAAGCGAGCGGCTCGTATCCCGCAGGGGACACCTACAACTGGGACCGGAAGCCGGCACTCGAGCCTCTGCTGACGGCGGAGCTGGAGAG AGAGAGCTTGGAATACGCTAGGGAGATATTAAAGAAGCTCTCAGAACTGCTGGAGAAAATCAAGGAGCTTGCCCTCGGTCTGCCGCCTGGCAGTGCGGCCTACATGCACCAAAACAATTTCAAGAAGTCCCACCCTTTTTCAGCCAATGTGTCCAAGCAAAGCTATTTCTTCAACGCAGCGACAGCTTATCTCGCCCAAAA GTTGAATCTTGACCCCGAGTACGTGACATTCGACCTCACGTTCCAAAGCAACCTTATCAAAACGGACGAGTTCTGCGATAAGGACATGATAAGGGAGGAACCTACGGACTGCAAGGCCTTCAAGCACTACAGGTCCATCGACGGAACCTGCAACAACCTGGCCTTCCCCACTTGGGGCTCCACCTTCACGTCCCTCCGGCGGGTCACCCCTCCCTTCTACAGCGACG GAGTGAAGGCGTTCCGCCTGGCCAAGAACGGCGAGGAGCTTCCGAGCGCTCGTCTGGTGAGCTCCAGCGTCAACCTCAAGCGGAACGTCGAGTCGCCCTCGATCTCTGTCCTCTACATGACCTTCGGGCAGTTCCTCGACCACGACCTCGACTTCTCACCCTTGCACAAAA ACGCTGACGGGAAGGACATCCCATGCTGCCCCGACATGCTACAGGGAGATGACTCGGTGAAGCATCCCGAGTGCGCGCCTATAGCCATCCCCGCCAACGACCCCTTCTATGCGCAGTTCAACCAGACGTGCATGGAGTTCGTGCGGTCGGTGGGGGACTCCAGCTGTGTTTGGG GTCCTCGGGAGCAGCTCAACGAGAAGACATCCTACCTGGACGGCTCTGCTGTCTACGGCTTCGAGCAGACCTTGGTCGATTCCTTGAGAGAGTTCAAGGACGGACTCCTCAAGTTCCAG gTCACGAAGGAGGGCGAGGAGCTCGTCCCCGCGAACACAGACATGACCAACGCGTGCAACAAGCAGGAGAAAGCAGATATTGGCCAGTTCTGCTTCAGAGCAG GAAAAAAACTCTCCAACAAGTTCAACTTCTTGCCTCTGAAAGGAAAAGCGAGAACGAACATTTATGACGAGACTCTCAGCGCCGCCATAAGTGATGTCTTTGCCGGAGCAGCTTTCCGGTTCGGACACAGCCAGATCTCG GGCAGCATGGAGCGCATGGACAAGACGGGAGACGTGACCTGCACCGAGATGTCCTCTGTGTTCATGAACCCCTTCGTCGTGTACACCAAGGGCGCCGTGACGGAGCTGATAAGGGGCGAAGTGGCTCAGAACGCGGCTGAGGTCGACCCTTTCTTCACCCCGCAg gTGACGGGGAAGCTGTTCCGTGGGGACATGCCCTTCGGGATGGACCTGGCGGCCATCAACATCCAGCGCGGGCGGGACCATGGCCTGGCGCCCTACAACCGCGTGCGGATGGCCTGCGGCTTTCCTCTCATCACCAAATTCAAGCAACTCATCCGCGTGATGGACAAGGGCGCCGTGAAGAGTCTTAAGAAAGTTTACAA ACACGTAGACGACATCGACCTGTTCGTCGGCGGGCTGGCGGAAACCCCAATTAAGGGAGGCCTCGTCGGACCGACGTTTGCCTGCGTCCTCGCCGACCAGTTCCTCAGGCTCAAGATCGGGGACAGGTACTGGTACGAGACGAATGACCCCGACACGCGGTTCGAGACAG CTCAAGGCAATTCGCAAAACGACCTTGGCCAGTATCATGTGCAGCGTCATTCCCGAACTGAAGGAGATACAGCTGTGGCCCTTCAGGTTGGCGTCCAGGAGAAACCCGATGGTGCCCTGCTCCTCCTTCAAGAAAATGAATCTGAAACCTTGGAAGGAATGAAAGATCTTCGTTGGAATTTACACTGCCTTTTAGACCACGAACATGCACATTTTTCAATTCCATTTCGGTTTGCActgctctctatccatctatatctgtctgtttgtctgcctctgtttctccatcaatcaatcaatccatctgtctatctctcatgtGTGAAGTTACATAAATACAATTTGTAG